A window of the Hordeum vulgare subsp. vulgare chromosome 5H, MorexV3_pseudomolecules_assembly, whole genome shotgun sequence genome harbors these coding sequences:
- the LOC123396898 gene encoding serine carboxypeptidase 1-like has protein sequence MIRHTITSFLFLLLLGASLTHASQEDQLMRFIESTAKMRQADRASNASVAEENDPWADASSFSHLPTRCTIPSAGTKAADKITSLPGQPPRVNFDQYSGYVTVSEEYGRELFYYFVEAPYKAASKPLILWLNGGPGCSSLGYGAMMELGPFRVNPDGKTLRRNQHAWNNLANMIFLESPTGVGFSYASNNSDNINKRGDQRTAEDTFVFLLNWLERFPEYKGRDFYIAGESYGGHYVPQLATVITFMNELHRNTFINLRGVLVGNPILDNYKNNEGNLEFLWSHGLISDEIWVGIRANCTFTPKDDWRWCSVAGQAFHIGDIYPRNIYDPRMCLPSAREGYLAGYDPCMEYYVEAYLNTGKVQEALHARTNTNWLACPRKSVPFHYNPGPVSVVPTIRRLVERGLSVWVYSGDMDSTCSITSTRYSVKDLNLPVTKPWRSWYTPDLEVGGYVQQYKGGFTFASVRGAGHLVPSYQPERALVLLYSFLKGMLPPG, from the exons ATGATCAGGCACACCATCACCTCCTTTCTGTTCCTCCTTCTGCTGGGCGCATCACTCACACATGCCTCCCAGGAGGATCAACTCATGAGGTTCATCGAGTCCACGGCCAAGATGAGGCAAGCTGACAGGGCCAGTAATGCAAGCGTAGCTGAGGAAAACGACCCATGGGCCGACGCCAGCAGCTTCAGCCACCTGCCCACGCGTTGCACAATCCCATCGGCGGGCACCAAGGCTGCCGACAAAATCACCTCGCTGCCCGGCCAGCCCCCGCGAGTCAACTTCGACCAGTACTCCGGCTACGTCACGGTGAGTGAGGAGTACGGCCGCGAGCTCTTCTACTACTTCGTCGAGGCCCCCTACAAGGCGGCCTCCAAGCCGCTCATCCTCTGGCTCAACGGTGGGCCCGGATGCTCGTCACTGGGGTACGGCGCCATGATGGAGCTCGGCCCGTTCCGAGTGAACCCCGACGGCAAGACTTTGAGGAGGAACCAGCACGCCTGGAACAACC TGGCAAACATGATCTTTCTGGAGTCGCCAACCGGAGTGGGGTTCTCCTATGCGAGCAACAACTCGGATAATATCAACAAGCGGGGCGACCAGAGAACCGCCGAGGACACGTTCGTCTTCCTGCTCAACTGGTTGGAGAGGTTCCCCGAGTACAAGGGCCGCGACTTCTACATCGCCGGGGAGAGCTACGGTGGCCACTACGTGCCGCAGCTCGCCACCGTAATCACCTTCATGAACGAGCTCCACCGCAACACTTTCATAAACCTCCGCGGCGTCTTG GTCGGCAATCCGATCCTTGACAATTACAAGAACAATGAGGGGAACCTGGAGTTTCTATGGAGCCACGGACTGATCTCCGACGAGATCTGGGTTGGGATCCGTGCTAACTGCACTTTCACCCCGAAAGACGACTGGCGATGGTGCTCCGTGGCGGGGCAGGCGTTCCACATAGGCGACATCTACCCCCGAAACATATACGACCCGAGGATGTGCCTTCCATCGGCACGCGAAGGCTAT CTGGCTGGCTACGATCCGTGCATGGAGTACTACGTCGAGGCTTacctcaacaccggcaaggtgcaAGAAGCTCTGCACGCCCGGACCAACACGAATTGGTTAGCTTGCCCAAGAAAAAG CGTCCCCTTCCACTATAACCCCGGCCCAGTTTCCGTGGTGCCAACGATCAGAAGGCTAGTCGAACGTGGGTTAAGCGTATGGGTCTATAG TGGAGATATGGATTCCACATGCTCGATTACCTCGACGAGGTACTCGGTCAAGGATCTCAACTTGCCCGTCACCAAACCATGGCGCTCTTGGTACACCCCGGACTTGGAG GTTGGAGGCTATGTTCAGCAGTACAAGGGAGGCTTCACGTTTGCATCGGTGAGGGGTGCTGGCCATCTGGTTCCAAGCTATCAGCCAGAGAGAGCGCTTGTTCTTCTCTACTCTTTCCTCAAAGGCATGCTCCCACCTGGGTGA
- the LOC123399278 gene encoding serine carboxypeptidase 1-like — protein MRNTFLCLLFLICVVAWRADSSQEARLRELILSKGISTRSSSHSVDEPRIGTTATNSLRAEHSVSDQSDLKDADRIAALPGQPTNGVGFSQYAGYVTVDEKNGRALFYYLVEAATDTATRPLVLWLNGGPGCSSFGYGAMGELGPFRVNSDNRTLRANEHAWNNVANVLFLESPAGVGFSYSNTTSDYGKSGDQRTAEDAFLFLVSWFERFPEYKGRSFYISGESYAGHYVPQLAATILSHNTSINLQGILVGNPYLDDNMNTKGVMDFLWSHAVISDEVYANITKSCNFNLSDGSACSDAMAAYDSANTDPFDIYGPVCINAPDGKYYPSRYVPGYDPCTGYYIEAYLNDLEVQKALHVRTTKWAGCTDLHWKDSSASMVPTLKWLMEHGLHVWLFSGDFDSVCPFTATRYSIHDLGVAVTEAWRPWTANKEVGGYVEAYTGGLVFASVRGAGHQVPYFQPEKALILFSSFLKGTLPAYEKGQ, from the exons ATGAGGAACACTTTCTTGTGTCTCCTTTTCCTCATCTGCGTGGTTGCGTGGCGTGCAGATTCGTCGCAGGAGGCTCGACTCAGAGAGTTGATCCTGTCCAAAGGGATCAGCACCCGTAGCAGTAGCCACAGCGTAGATGAACCAAGGATAGGAACTACAGCCACCAATAGCCTCCGAGCAGAGCACTCCGTCTCTGACCAGAGCGACCTGAAGGACGCCGATAGGATCGCAGCGCTGCCAGGGCAGCCCACAAATGGCGTTGGCTTCAGCCAGTACGCAGGCTATGTGACCGTCGACGAGAAGAATGGCCGCGCGCTCTTCTACTACCTTGTAGAGGCGGCCACCGACACGGCGACGAGGCCACTCGTCCTGTGGCTTAACGGAG GTCCTGGATGCTCGTCGTTTGGCTACGGAGCAATGGGGGAGCTGGGCCCGTTCCGCGTCAACAGCGACAACAGAACCCTCAGGGCAAACGAGCACGCCTGGAACAACG TGGCCAACGTGCTCTTCCTCGAATCGCCTGCCGGCGTCGGGTTCTCCTACTCCAACACGACCTCCGACTACGGCAAGAGCGGAGACCAGAGGACGGCGGAGGACGCGTTTCTCTTCCTCGTCAGCTGGTTCGAGAGGTTCCCGGAGTACAAGGGCCGCTCCTTCTACATCTCCGGGGAGAGCTACGCCGGCCACTACGTGCCGCAGCTCGCAGCCACCATCTTGAGTCACAACACTTCCATAAACCTACAGGGTATTTTG GTTGGCAACCCATATCTTGATGATAACATGAACACGAAAGGGGTGATGGACTTCTTGTGGAGCCACGCCGTGATATCAGACGAGGTGTACGCCAACATCACCAAGAGCTGCAACTTCAATCTGTCGGATGGAAGCGCATGCTCTGACGCCATGGCCGCATATGATTCTGCCAACACCGACCCCTTCGACATTTACGGGCCTGTTTGTATCAACGCACCTGACGGAAAATACTACCCCAGCCGCTAT GTGCCAGGGTATGATCCATGCACCGGCTATTACATAGAGGCTTACCTCAACGATCTTGAGGTGCAAAAGGCTctgcatgttagaacaaccaagTGGGCAGGCTGCAC GGACTTGCACTGGAAAGATTCATCGGCGTCGATGGTGCCAACGCTCAAATGGCTCATGGAGCACGGGCTGCATGTGTGGTTGTTCAG CGGCGATTTCGACTCTGTGTGCCCGTTTACCGCCACGAGGTACTCCATCCATGACCTTGGCGTCGCCGTCACGGAGGCGTGGCGCCCATGGACGGCAAACAAAGAG GTTGGAGGGTATGTTGAAGCATACACGGGCGGTTTGGTTTTTGCATCTGTGAGGGGCGCTGGTCATCAGGTCCCTTACTTCCAGCCTGAGAAAGCTCTGATATTGTTCAGCTCGTTCTTGAAAGGAACGCTTCCAGCCTATGAAAAGGGTCAGTAG